A single window of Tautonia marina DNA harbors:
- a CDS encoding sulfatase-like hydrolase/transferase has translation MIGLEKTMLSFFVACVFSLPSDASAFAEDATPIRVACLGDSITAGARVDPTRESYPARLQELLGGGFEVRNFGIGGATLIRTGRPNIWRDLDAVKEFQPNIAVISLGTNDTVGGSRRNWEQIDRFEEDYTSLIAALADLPTRPRIVVCTPTAMVLTTPGLSEDRLADLTQRKTRLQELCRRIRALTRRHEDQNVSLLELNEVLQDRPQLLSAGDGVHPNASGYLAIAQTVAEHLRPQPKRPNIVLFLVDDMGWQDTSVPFHEQATEFNRRYRTPHMEQLARTGMKFTQAYACSVCSPTRISLMTGLNAARHRVTNWTLRKNASNDRAHPQLDFPMWNVNGLSPEPGIERTIHAKALPAYLSEAGYRTIHVGKAHFGAIGTPGSDPRNLGFDVNIAGHAAGGPGSFLGQQNFSAVWREGDRVWDVPGLECYHGKDIFLTEALTKEANKAVDRAVAADKPFFLYLSHYAVHVPFAVDSRFYQKYRDEGLDHTESMYAAMVEGMDKSLGDVLANVERHGLSNETIVLFMSDNGGLSAHGRGGTPHTHNTPLSSGKGSAHEGGIRVPMIVSWPGVTEAGSVCRQPVIIEDFFPTFLEMAGVPSVEQIGGVVDGRSFVGLLQGDQDQAREARPLVWHFPNHWGPEGPGIGPSSTIRLGDWKLIYDHQSQQYELFNLAEDLGEQNNLVAQHPEVRDRLAGELAEYLISVEAQMPINKATAEKVPYPGPAAVAGEDR, from the coding sequence ATGATCGGTCTTGAAAAAACGATGCTCTCATTCTTCGTCGCGTGCGTATTCAGCTTACCCTCAGATGCGTCTGCCTTCGCAGAGGATGCCACACCGATTCGTGTCGCCTGCCTGGGAGACAGCATCACTGCCGGGGCTCGGGTGGATCCGACACGCGAGTCTTATCCGGCTCGATTGCAGGAGCTCCTCGGAGGCGGCTTTGAGGTGCGCAACTTCGGGATCGGTGGGGCCACACTGATCAGAACCGGCCGGCCGAACATCTGGCGTGATCTCGACGCAGTCAAGGAGTTCCAACCGAACATCGCGGTCATTTCGTTAGGCACGAATGACACGGTTGGAGGCAGCCGCAGGAACTGGGAGCAGATCGACCGGTTTGAGGAAGACTACACTTCCTTGATTGCCGCGTTGGCGGATCTGCCGACCAGGCCACGGATCGTCGTCTGCACGCCGACCGCGATGGTGCTGACGACGCCGGGGCTCTCCGAGGATCGGCTGGCGGATCTCACGCAGCGAAAGACGCGCTTGCAGGAGTTGTGTCGGCGGATTCGAGCACTGACCAGGAGACACGAGGACCAGAATGTCTCCTTGCTCGAACTGAACGAGGTTCTCCAAGATCGCCCCCAACTGCTCAGCGCGGGCGACGGCGTGCATCCCAATGCCAGTGGATATCTGGCAATCGCCCAAACCGTCGCGGAGCATCTTCGTCCGCAACCGAAGCGGCCCAATATCGTCTTGTTTCTGGTGGACGACATGGGCTGGCAAGACACCTCGGTGCCGTTCCATGAACAAGCCACCGAGTTCAACCGGCGCTACCGCACGCCGCACATGGAGCAACTCGCCAGGACCGGCATGAAGTTTACGCAGGCGTATGCGTGCAGCGTCTGTTCACCGACACGAATCAGCTTGATGACTGGCCTCAACGCCGCCAGGCATCGGGTGACGAACTGGACCCTCCGGAAGAACGCCAGTAACGATCGGGCGCACCCGCAACTCGACTTTCCCATGTGGAATGTCAATGGGCTCAGTCCGGAGCCGGGGATCGAGCGGACGATCCATGCCAAAGCCTTGCCTGCGTATCTGAGCGAAGCCGGTTATCGCACGATTCACGTCGGCAAGGCACACTTCGGAGCGATTGGCACTCCAGGGAGTGATCCAAGGAACCTCGGCTTCGATGTGAACATCGCTGGCCATGCCGCGGGTGGTCCCGGCAGCTTCTTGGGTCAGCAAAATTTCAGCGCCGTCTGGCGCGAAGGCGATCGCGTCTGGGACGTGCCCGGCTTGGAGTGTTACCACGGCAAGGACATTTTCCTGACGGAAGCTCTCACCAAGGAAGCCAACAAGGCGGTAGACCGAGCCGTCGCAGCCGACAAGCCATTCTTCCTCTACCTGTCGCACTACGCGGTGCATGTCCCCTTCGCCGTCGATTCGCGCTTCTATCAGAAGTATCGCGATGAAGGCCTCGACCACACGGAATCCATGTACGCCGCGATGGTCGAGGGGATGGACAAGTCGCTGGGCGACGTCCTCGCCAACGTCGAACGTCACGGGTTGTCCAACGAGACGATTGTGCTGTTCATGTCCGACAACGGCGGACTGAGTGCGCATGGTCGGGGCGGAACGCCTCACACCCACAACACGCCGTTGTCCAGCGGCAAGGGCTCGGCCCACGAAGGTGGCATCCGGGTGCCCATGATCGTCTCGTGGCCAGGTGTGACGGAAGCCGGTTCGGTTTGCCGGCAGCCGGTGATCATCGAGGACTTCTTCCCTACGTTCCTGGAAATGGCGGGTGTCCCATCGGTCGAGCAGATCGGCGGCGTGGTCGACGGACGCAGTTTCGTGGGGCTACTGCAGGGCGATCAGGATCAGGCCCGCGAAGCTCGACCACTCGTGTGGCACTTTCCGAACCACTGGGGGCCAGAGGGGCCTGGCATCGGTCCTTCCAGCACGATCCGCCTGGGAGATTGGAAGCTGATCTATGATCACCAGTCGCAACAATACGAACTGTTCAACCTCGCCGAGGACCTGGGGGAACAGAACAATTTGGTTGCGCAGCACCCCGAGGTGCGTGATCGCCTCGCTGGCGAACTTGCCGAATACCTGATCTCGGTTGAAGCCCAAATGCCGATCAACAAGGCCACCGCAGAGAAGGTGCCCTATCCTGGCCCCGCTGCGGTCGCAGGCGAGGATCGATGA
- a CDS encoding DUF2946 family protein has translation MTVAFQRIITALLLASYGLTSACGGGLHALVDGSHDGAAKSCSTEGDHPAPASPASDHSDCLICHVVAQGQLLDLPEPISSESVAIGAVIPTIPIDLRSPDRLSSDPRAPPISLA, from the coding sequence ATGACGGTCGCATTCCAACGAATCATCACGGCACTGCTGCTCGCCTCCTATGGGCTGACCTCGGCCTGCGGGGGTGGTCTGCACGCGCTGGTCGATGGCTCGCATGATGGGGCTGCAAAGAGTTGCTCGACCGAGGGCGATCACCCCGCCCCCGCCTCTCCGGCATCCGACCACTCGGACTGCCTGATCTGCCACGTCGTCGCCCAGGGGCAGCTGCTCGACCTTCCAGAACCGATCTCCTCGGAATCGGTCGCCATCGGCGCGGTCATCCCGACCATTCCGATCGATCTTCGTTCGCCCGATCGCCTCTCAAGCGATCCACGGGCGCCTCCCATCTCGCTCGCCTGA
- a CDS encoding DUF58 domain-containing protein — protein MTTLSRGGAAPARTRSMWLRELRWARRLDPIVRHPLAVLGTATVAAVLCGLVLHPRGLALAGGLATVMALGVVWPWVSLRGLRGAVSFMQSRGREGQPVAARLEFRNRAPWGAWGLAIRFGSGTFDDPSPLAVAHVGGWRRGVVEWTFMPDRRGEHPVGGARLTTGFPFGLRESARSLAVERPVLIWPRTFPVGPIPEEAGGEASEGTSFCDRPGDAGDLLGVRPYRRGDPLRRVHWAQTARHGELIVCERQAAAVPRVQVVLDLDPITHVGRGPDGSLEWAIRVAASLLDDWIGQGAEAELVVGDRSLTAKGGTTAARRAAMLDAIARLDSEGCGPLADALDGPACLRFGRGLRVVVCTDRARLGGRDRPGATIERFAVLATTAFEEGGAAGSPINPAWPTQPWIVIDDPTRVPRQVWRQRKEIGDVR, from the coding sequence ATGACGACTCTTTCCCGAGGGGGGGCCGCGCCCGCGCGGACCCGCTCCATGTGGTTGCGTGAACTCCGATGGGCCCGGCGGCTCGACCCGATCGTCCGGCATCCGCTCGCGGTGCTCGGCACGGCGACGGTCGCGGCGGTCCTCTGCGGCCTGGTACTGCATCCGAGGGGCCTGGCGCTGGCAGGAGGCCTGGCGACGGTCATGGCCCTGGGTGTCGTCTGGCCCTGGGTCAGCCTCCGGGGGCTGCGGGGGGCCGTCTCTTTCATGCAGTCCCGAGGCCGGGAAGGGCAGCCGGTCGCCGCCCGCCTGGAGTTCCGAAACCGGGCGCCGTGGGGGGCCTGGGGGCTCGCAATCCGCTTCGGAAGCGGGACGTTCGACGATCCGAGCCCGCTGGCCGTGGCTCACGTCGGCGGCTGGCGGCGGGGGGTCGTCGAGTGGACCTTCATGCCCGATCGTCGGGGTGAGCACCCGGTCGGCGGCGCACGGCTTACGACCGGCTTCCCATTCGGCCTGCGAGAGTCAGCCCGATCGCTGGCCGTTGAGCGTCCCGTGCTCATCTGGCCGAGGACCTTCCCCGTCGGTCCGATTCCCGAGGAGGCCGGCGGCGAGGCCTCGGAGGGGACTTCCTTCTGCGACCGCCCCGGCGACGCGGGCGACCTGCTTGGCGTCCGGCCCTACCGCCGGGGGGACCCGCTTCGTCGGGTCCACTGGGCGCAGACGGCTCGGCACGGAGAGTTGATCGTCTGCGAGCGGCAGGCCGCAGCCGTGCCGAGGGTCCAGGTCGTGCTCGACCTCGACCCAATCACCCACGTCGGCCGAGGGCCCGACGGCTCGCTGGAATGGGCGATCCGGGTGGCTGCCAGCCTGCTCGACGACTGGATCGGCCAGGGGGCCGAGGCCGAACTCGTCGTCGGCGACCGCTCGCTGACGGCGAAGGGCGGGACGACCGCTGCTCGGCGTGCGGCGATGCTCGACGCTATTGCACGGCTTGATTCGGAGGGGTGCGGCCCGCTCGCCGACGCGCTTGACGGCCCGGCCTGCCTGCGGTTCGGACGGGGCTTGCGAGTGGTCGTCTGCACCGACCGAGCACGTCTCGGGGGGAGAGATCGTCCAGGAGCCACCATTGAGCGGTTCGCAGTGCTTGCGACGACGGCATTCGAGGAGGGAGGAGCGGCCGGATCGCCGATCAACCCGGCCTGGCCCACCCAACCCTGGATCGTGATTGACGACCCGACGCGCGTCCCCCGTCAGGTCTGGCGCCAGCGAAAGGAGATCGGCGATGTTCGCTGA
- a CDS encoding transglutaminase-like domain-containing protein — MFAENQRDRQAVGLTIALAAIGVASLELAVCGMTHSTALALLRAGGLVAVMLAAFALLGRGRSDRGRLPTRRETIALLVLAALPLAWHPARIAVLGGGVMLETMLLEGLRNLGLGLAALSRKPMAGRLAAVVALFGVLVGSSLVESQAMTVMAGAFAVIGAGWLLTGYWLGLPTGRVSEGRPPLAGAAVALGVVAAMLAIATVGPTTAATALAGLFPSSGGTDWSDPEARSGVGDGPNEVDARDSADSVGFSQSEVYLETDQPSLYDAFSETFGEPIKKTQEKAIALGPTEIQERREHPSEDHRAGREFSTHRKPPGPRDPPGADADSLLYVRGRAPAHLRLVAYDTFDGASWVVGPPSPSDARLQGEGPDSPWLRVEMLARPYLSGQVRHRVKVGLLETASIPSPAHLERFRVGSVNRVDFYEWAQPGVLRMRGRTIPPGTVIDTEARSPLPESLRRLTFPERPGDAFLRYRQTPEGPPALLRLASEWSAGVPRGWQQVEAVVSQLRGHCTFDRAATPPEDCPDVMAHFLVNTRRGPDYLFATAAALMLRSLGYPTRVVGGLYVDPRRYDPVARHVAVASGDAHLWVEVQVPGGDWVAVEPTPGFDLMPPVRSPLDRVLAGIALAGSWAARNVAGLAMATIGIGLLVWRRREVLDRAWTLAWCLATQAGAPSQAVLATLRLVERRASLAGRARTIGETPSQWCGGIVASAPDHLGVDLQALVRLAQWSAYAPVPLPVDVNCRALCRRVVRGWTLRTFRAIASPDHLTRELAS, encoded by the coding sequence ATGTTCGCTGAGAACCAACGGGACCGCCAGGCGGTTGGCCTGACCATCGCCCTGGCGGCGATCGGCGTGGCGAGCCTGGAACTGGCCGTCTGCGGCATGACACACTCGACCGCCCTTGCCTTGCTTCGAGCCGGAGGGCTTGTCGCCGTGATGCTCGCGGCCTTTGCCCTGCTGGGCCGGGGTCGGAGCGATCGGGGCCGATTGCCGACACGGCGGGAGACGATCGCCCTGCTCGTCCTGGCCGCCCTGCCGCTCGCCTGGCATCCGGCACGAATCGCGGTACTCGGCGGTGGGGTGATGCTGGAGACGATGCTGCTCGAGGGGCTGCGGAACCTGGGGCTCGGGCTGGCCGCCCTGTCTCGCAAGCCGATGGCGGGGCGGCTGGCGGCGGTGGTTGCGTTGTTCGGGGTGTTGGTCGGCTCGTCGCTGGTCGAGAGCCAGGCGATGACCGTGATGGCCGGGGCCTTCGCGGTCATCGGGGCCGGCTGGCTTCTGACTGGGTACTGGCTGGGGCTACCGACAGGCAGGGTGTCGGAGGGCCGTCCGCCTTTGGCTGGGGCAGCGGTGGCGCTCGGGGTCGTGGCGGCGATGCTCGCCATCGCGACCGTCGGCCCGACGACCGCCGCCACGGCGCTCGCCGGCCTCTTTCCCTCCTCGGGCGGCACCGACTGGTCGGACCCCGAGGCCCGCTCCGGCGTCGGCGACGGCCCAAACGAGGTCGACGCCCGCGACTCGGCCGACAGCGTCGGCTTCTCCCAGAGCGAGGTCTATCTGGAGACGGATCAGCCGAGCCTGTACGACGCCTTTAGCGAGACCTTCGGCGAACCCATCAAGAAGACGCAGGAGAAGGCCATCGCGCTCGGGCCGACCGAGATTCAGGAGCGTCGCGAGCACCCGTCCGAGGATCATCGCGCCGGCCGCGAGTTCTCGACGCACCGCAAGCCGCCCGGCCCCCGCGACCCACCGGGGGCCGACGCTGACTCTCTCCTCTACGTCCGGGGCCGCGCGCCGGCCCACCTGCGACTCGTCGCCTATGACACCTTCGATGGCGCATCGTGGGTTGTGGGCCCGCCGTCTCCGAGCGATGCTCGGCTCCAGGGGGAGGGGCCGGATAGCCCCTGGCTGCGGGTCGAGATGCTGGCCCGCCCGTACCTCTCGGGACAGGTGAGGCATCGGGTCAAGGTCGGCCTGCTGGAGACGGCGAGCATCCCGAGCCCGGCCCACCTGGAGCGCTTCCGGGTCGGCAGCGTCAACCGCGTCGACTTCTACGAGTGGGCCCAGCCGGGCGTCCTTCGGATGAGAGGCCGGACGATCCCGCCGGGGACGGTGATCGACACCGAGGCGCGCTCGCCTCTCCCGGAGTCGCTGCGGCGACTCACTTTCCCGGAGCGACCTGGCGACGCGTTCCTCCGGTACAGGCAAACTCCCGAGGGCCCACCGGCCCTGCTCCGGCTTGCCTCGGAGTGGTCCGCCGGTGTCCCGAGGGGCTGGCAGCAGGTCGAGGCCGTCGTCTCCCAACTGCGTGGCCACTGCACGTTCGATCGGGCTGCGACGCCCCCCGAGGACTGCCCCGACGTGATGGCCCACTTCCTGGTGAACACCCGAAGAGGTCCCGACTACCTGTTCGCCACGGCGGCGGCCCTGATGCTGCGGTCGCTCGGCTACCCGACCCGGGTCGTCGGCGGCCTCTACGTCGATCCGAGGAGGTACGACCCGGTCGCTCGGCACGTCGCTGTGGCATCGGGCGACGCCCATCTCTGGGTCGAGGTCCAGGTCCCCGGCGGCGACTGGGTGGCGGTCGAACCGACGCCGGGCTTCGATTTGATGCCGCCTGTCCGGTCGCCGCTCGATCGCGTGCTGGCGGGCATCGCCTTGGCCGGGAGTTGGGCGGCCAGGAACGTCGCGGGACTGGCGATGGCGACGATCGGGATCGGCCTGCTGGTCTGGCGACGCCGCGAGGTGCTCGACCGCGCCTGGACGCTCGCCTGGTGCCTGGCGACGCAGGCCGGGGCGCCGTCGCAGGCGGTGCTCGCGACCCTCCGGCTGGTCGAGCGTCGTGCATCCCTGGCGGGCCGGGCCCGGACGATCGGCGAGACGCCGTCGCAGTGGTGCGGCGGCATCGTCGCCTCGGCGCCGGACCACCTGGGGGTCGACCTCCAGGCCCTCGTCCGGCTCGCCCAGTGGAGCGCTTACGCCCCCGTTCCGCTCCCGGTCGATGTCAACTGCAGGGCCCTCTGCCGCCGTGTCGTGCGGGGCTGGACGCTCCGCACCTTCCGGGCGATCGCGTCCCCAGACCATCTCACAAGGGAACTGGCATCATGA
- a CDS encoding AAA family ATPase: MNEATEATLVEADREAVEAIRSALNTALRGKADVIEHVLACLLARGHLLIEDLPGLGKTTLAKAMARVLGGRFARVQCTPDLLPGDITGFRVFDQKTREFEFLPGPVFADVLLADEINRATPRTQSALLEAMAERQVTVDSVRHVLSGTFFVIATQNPVEQHGTYPLPEAQLDRFAMKLRIGYPGRLDELAMLAAAVGAGEDRETTPIEPIGHGRLRSLQEHVAGVAVGPMVSEYLVDLANATRGHRQVTLGLSPRGLLTWQRLAQAHAFLDGRPFVTPDDVQAVARPVLDVRLGVEPEAAARVVSEVLDSVPVPVYPKARRA; encoded by the coding sequence ATGAACGAAGCCACCGAGGCGACACTCGTAGAGGCCGACCGCGAGGCGGTCGAGGCGATCCGCTCCGCTCTCAACACTGCATTGCGGGGCAAGGCTGACGTGATCGAGCACGTTCTGGCCTGCCTGCTTGCCCGGGGGCACCTGCTGATCGAGGACCTGCCCGGCCTGGGCAAGACGACGCTGGCCAAGGCGATGGCCCGCGTGCTCGGCGGCCGGTTCGCCCGCGTTCAATGCACGCCCGACCTGCTGCCGGGCGACATCACCGGCTTCCGCGTCTTCGACCAGAAGACCCGCGAGTTCGAGTTCCTCCCAGGTCCCGTCTTCGCCGACGTGCTGCTCGCCGACGAGATCAACCGGGCCACCCCCCGCACCCAGAGCGCCCTGCTAGAGGCGATGGCCGAGCGGCAGGTGACGGTCGATTCGGTCCGGCATGTCCTCTCGGGGACCTTCTTCGTCATCGCCACGCAGAACCCCGTGGAGCAGCATGGCACGTATCCCTTGCCCGAGGCCCAGCTTGATCGCTTCGCCATGAAGCTTCGGATCGGCTACCCCGGCCGGCTCGACGAACTGGCGATGCTGGCCGCCGCCGTCGGGGCCGGCGAAGACCGTGAGACGACGCCCATCGAGCCGATCGGGCACGGCCGGCTTCGGAGTTTGCAGGAGCATGTGGCCGGGGTCGCCGTCGGGCCGATGGTGTCCGAGTACCTTGTCGACCTCGCCAACGCAACGCGGGGGCACCGCCAGGTGACGCTGGGACTCAGCCCGCGCGGCCTCTTGACATGGCAGCGCCTGGCCCAGGCCCATGCCTTCCTCGACGGCCGCCCCTTCGTCACGCCCGACGATGTGCAGGCCGTCGCCCGACCCGTGCTCGACGTGCGGCTCGGCGTCGAGCCCGAGGCCGCTGCCCGCGTCGTCTCCGAAGTCCTCGACTCGGTCCCTGTGCCCGTCTACCCCAAGGCCCGACGCGCCTGA
- a CDS encoding permease, translating to MMDAIFWGGVQRFVEALTESAPTILVGLVIAAIFRRLVGPEGTRRLFGSGTRWALPRAWAIGMLLPVCSLGVIPVARELRRDGLSGGTILAFALTAPLFNPLSVLYGLSLSEPVVIFTFALASLLVVTAVGVAFDRIFRDNALAEPAPPPVAYGPKRMIALLVSAARELAGPTSGYILVGLLGVVVLNIALPAGSLMARMERDNPFAALEMTAVALPAYATPMVAMAQLGSMFQHGNSVAAAFVLLTFGAGANLGLLAWVARSYGAKRSASWLGGLLVVVVGLAYAMDAPLTPRGVDPAGHTHAFDIYCCPFHPGSGSLAAVSRELADEVMPHEIKALGVLFGVSLIGLALRRVDRNWRIEDWLERTPELAGAERPRSRYDITIPGPVLGGVGLLGLVAFSVLACYTYYPPADQIIDDLNIIKAEVLSAATSGDAEHAAYFIPLYQDWVRRLQVSVYLREGALSPYRRMKARVLIDKVERLKHAIEEDDPEEVRRYFVGVTDAHRRMRACFVE from the coding sequence ATGATGGACGCAATCTTTTGGGGCGGGGTCCAGCGATTCGTCGAGGCGCTGACCGAGTCGGCACCGACCATCCTGGTGGGACTGGTGATCGCCGCCATCTTCCGGCGGTTGGTCGGACCGGAGGGGACCCGCCGGCTCTTCGGATCCGGCACACGCTGGGCTCTGCCGAGGGCCTGGGCGATCGGCATGCTGCTGCCGGTCTGCTCGCTCGGGGTCATCCCGGTCGCCCGCGAGCTTCGTCGCGATGGGCTCTCCGGCGGAACGATCCTCGCCTTCGCGCTGACGGCGCCGCTGTTCAACCCGCTCTCGGTGCTTTACGGCCTCTCGCTCTCGGAGCCTGTGGTTATCTTCACCTTTGCCCTGGCCTCGCTGCTGGTGGTGACGGCCGTCGGGGTCGCCTTCGACCGCATCTTCCGGGACAATGCCTTGGCCGAGCCGGCGCCGCCGCCGGTTGCGTACGGTCCGAAGCGGATGATCGCGCTGCTGGTCTCGGCGGCCCGAGAGTTGGCAGGCCCGACCTCTGGCTACATCCTCGTCGGCCTCCTTGGGGTCGTCGTACTCAACATCGCGTTACCGGCGGGGAGCCTAATGGCCCGAATGGAGCGGGACAACCCCTTCGCGGCCCTGGAGATGACGGCCGTTGCGCTGCCCGCCTACGCGACGCCGATGGTCGCGATGGCCCAGCTTGGATCGATGTTCCAGCACGGCAACTCCGTGGCCGCCGCGTTCGTGCTGCTGACCTTCGGCGCCGGGGCGAACCTTGGCCTGCTCGCATGGGTCGCCCGCTCTTACGGGGCAAAGCGGTCGGCCTCCTGGCTCGGCGGACTGCTCGTGGTGGTGGTCGGGCTGGCCTACGCGATGGACGCCCCGCTCACCCCGCGCGGGGTCGATCCGGCTGGTCACACTCACGCCTTCGACATCTACTGCTGCCCGTTCCACCCCGGCAGCGGCAGCCTCGCGGCCGTCTCCCGGGAGCTTGCCGACGAGGTCATGCCGCACGAGATCAAAGCCCTCGGCGTGCTGTTCGGCGTTAGTCTGATTGGGCTGGCACTGCGACGGGTCGACCGCAATTGGCGGATCGAGGACTGGCTCGAACGTACCCCCGAGTTGGCCGGGGCCGAACGTCCCCGCTCGCGGTACGACATCACGATCCCAGGCCCGGTGCTCGGCGGTGTCGGGCTGCTCGGCCTGGTCGCATTCAGCGTACTGGCCTGCTACACCTACTACCCGCCGGCTGACCAGATCATCGACGACCTGAACATCATCAAGGCTGAGGTTCTTTCGGCCGCCACCAGTGGCGACGCCGAGCACGCCGCTTACTTCATCCCGCTCTACCAGGACTGGGTGCGCCGCCTCCAGGTGAGCGTCTACCTCCGCGAGGGCGCGCTCAGCCCCTACCGCCGGATGAAAGCCCGGGTGCTGATCGACAAGGTCGAGCGGCTCAAGCACGCGATCGAGGAGGACGACCCCGAGGAGGTCCGCCGCTACTTCGTCGGCGTTACCGACGCCCACCGCCGGATGAGGGCGTGCTTCGTCGAGTGA
- a CDS encoding sulfatase — translation MQDGSPTAQVVGPGPIGLLILAAWLGLLAGAGELAAFLFVRARSGEVWPYLGKIRAYPWTIPTVNAALLLVIAVPIAVLTVRSPRLGNRIGPHLLVAFAFLPTLLVLGPGLYLGALLILALGGASIVVPIARRHPQTIARMVRSTVPVLLLGLVGLAFWRHASPQPVTEPSDRVRAPSVLLIVLDTVRADHLSLPGSGAARQTSPELETLAARGVTFTGARATAPWTLPSHASLMTGRWSFDVCLGRFGAMSDDGPTLAGSLASIGYDTVGIVANTYYTTYATGLSRGFAHYEDLPMNLATILASTEVGGRLIDLIGRLSTSLRPNEPPPLVRFDRIDAGSINRRFLHWLDHDRAEDRPFFAFLNYFDAHDPYLVPPGTDHRFGEAPTNPADRAFLKDWWLRSNKSEITPEQEALLIDGYDSCIASLDQHLGRLFRELDRRALLDELIVVVTSDHGEAFGEHDLFGHGVSLYEDQLHVPLLMVAPGLAPKGQVIDRVVSLRDVPATLLDLVGHPDAPLPGISLASLWEPAEDRTPGEGSFLNAEVPSPAVASVPGPDMFLPNEGKSPVFGGPMISIMDDRHLKYIRTERSPVAVEELYAVGSDPNETFNLVSPSSMPLLDQLRSTLMDRVQSDRSE, via the coding sequence ATGCAGGATGGTTCCCCGACAGCGCAGGTTGTTGGCCCGGGGCCGATCGGACTCCTGATCCTCGCGGCCTGGCTGGGCCTTCTGGCGGGCGCTGGGGAACTTGCCGCCTTCCTGTTCGTCAGGGCAAGGTCCGGCGAGGTCTGGCCCTACCTTGGAAAGATCCGTGCCTATCCCTGGACAATCCCGACGGTCAATGCCGCCCTCTTGCTGGTCATTGCGGTGCCGATCGCAGTGCTCACCGTCCGCTCTCCTCGCCTCGGGAATCGAATCGGACCCCACCTCCTGGTGGCCTTTGCCTTCTTGCCGACGCTGCTTGTTCTGGGACCGGGCCTCTACCTTGGGGCCTTGCTGATCCTTGCGCTGGGGGGAGCCTCGATTGTGGTCCCGATCGCCCGACGTCATCCTCAAACCATCGCGCGAATGGTCCGGTCAACCGTTCCGGTGTTGCTTCTCGGCCTTGTTGGACTCGCGTTCTGGAGACATGCGTCCCCTCAGCCTGTGACCGAGCCTTCCGATCGGGTTCGGGCCCCGAGTGTCCTGCTCATCGTCCTGGACACCGTTCGGGCCGATCATCTGAGCCTCCCCGGCTCCGGAGCCGCTCGGCAAACTTCGCCGGAACTCGAAACGCTCGCTGCTCGCGGAGTCACCTTCACCGGCGCCCGAGCCACCGCCCCCTGGACCCTGCCTTCCCATGCCAGCCTTATGACGGGCCGATGGTCCTTCGACGTCTGCCTCGGACGCTTCGGCGCGATGTCCGACGACGGCCCGACCCTGGCGGGGAGCCTGGCCTCGATTGGTTACGATACCGTCGGGATCGTCGCAAACACCTACTACACCACCTACGCGACGGGCCTCTCACGGGGGTTTGCTCATTACGAAGATCTTCCCATGAACCTCGCCACGATTCTCGCGAGCACCGAGGTCGGTGGACGCCTGATCGACCTGATCGGACGTTTGTCAACGTCCCTGAGACCGAACGAACCTCCCCCGCTGGTCCGGTTCGATCGGATCGACGCCGGCTCCATCAATCGCCGCTTCCTCCACTGGCTCGACCACGATCGAGCCGAAGATCGACCGTTCTTCGCCTTCCTCAATTACTTCGATGCCCACGACCCGTACCTCGTTCCTCCCGGGACCGATCACCGGTTCGGTGAGGCTCCGACCAACCCGGCCGATCGCGCCTTCCTGAAAGACTGGTGGCTCCGGTCCAACAAGTCCGAGATCACTCCCGAACAGGAGGCTCTGCTGATCGACGGCTACGATTCCTGTATCGCCTCGCTTGACCAACACCTCGGCAGGCTTTTCCGAGAGCTCGACCGCCGCGCACTCCTCGACGAGCTGATCGTCGTCGTCACCTCCGACCACGGCGAGGCGTTCGGCGAGCACGACCTCTTTGGTCACGGGGTCAGCCTCTACGAGGACCAATTGCACGTCCCGTTGCTCATGGTCGCCCCCGGCCTTGCGCCAAAAGGCCAGGTAATTGACCGGGTCGTAAGTCTTCGAGACGTCCCTGCCACCCTTCTCGACCTCGTTGGCCACCCCGACGCTCCCCTCCCTGGGATCTCGCTGGCCTCCCTCTGGGAGCCGGCGGAGGACCGAACGCCAGGAGAGGGATCATTCCTCAACGCCGAAGTTCCGTCCCCAGCGGTTGCGTCCGTTCCAGGCCCGGACATGTTCCTCCCGAACGAGGGGAAATCCCCCGTGTTCGGGGGGCCGATGATCTCGATCATGGATGACCGACACCTGAAATACATTCGGACCGAACGGTCCCCCGTCGCCGTCGAAGAACTCTACGCGGTGGGCAGCGACCCGAACGAAACCTTCAATCTCGTTTCGCCCTCCAGCATGCCGCTTCTGGACCAGCTTCGGTCGACCCTGATGGATCGTGTTCAATCCGATCGCTCAGAATGA